In Xenorhabdus poinarii G6, the following are encoded in one genomic region:
- the rnm gene encoding RNase RNM, producing MTEAASEMIKRYDLHSHTTASDGVLSPEQLVDRAISMGINVLAITDHDTTDGIPSAFNHIQQNNLPLTLIAGVEISTSWENMEIHIIGLNMDINSVPLRQRLTHQVDLRKQRGIEIGHRLAKAGIPGTWEGASRLANGGQVTRGHFARYLIEAGIEPTIPKVFKKYLAKGKIGYVPPQWCTIEQAIDAIHQAGGQAVIAHPGRYGLSMKWLKRLIAWFKQYGGDAMEVAQCQQAPNERQQLGQLAREYGLKVSLGSDFHQPCSWIELGRNLWLPGDVVPIWHDWSQLGAA from the coding sequence GCAGCTTGTGGACAGAGCCATCTCGATGGGTATTAATGTACTGGCTATTACTGATCATGATACGACGGACGGCATCCCATCTGCCTTCAACCATATACAGCAAAATAACTTGCCATTGACCCTCATCGCTGGCGTTGAAATTTCAACATCATGGGAGAATATGGAAATCCATATTATTGGCTTAAATATGGATATTAACTCTGTTCCCTTAAGACAACGGTTGACTCATCAGGTTGATTTAAGGAAACAGCGCGGGATTGAAATCGGGCATCGGTTAGCCAAAGCCGGTATTCCCGGAACCTGGGAAGGGGCATCTCGATTAGCCAATGGGGGGCAGGTTACCCGCGGCCATTTTGCTCGTTATCTGATTGAAGCCGGTATTGAACCGACGATTCCGAAAGTGTTCAAAAAATATCTGGCAAAGGGAAAAATCGGTTATGTCCCGCCGCAATGGTGTACAATTGAGCAGGCGATTGACGCGATTCACCAGGCAGGCGGACAAGCTGTCATTGCTCATCCTGGCCGATATGGGTTATCGATGAAATGGCTGAAGCGCTTAATCGCCTGGTTTAAACAATATGGCGGTGATGCAATGGAAGTTGCACAGTGTCAGCAAGCCCCTAATGAAAGGCAACAACTTGGTCAACTGGCAAGAGAATATGGTTTGAAAGTATCATTAGGATCGGATTTTCACCAACCTTGTTCATGGATAGAGCTTGGTCGCAATTTGTGGTTACCCGGTGATGTTGTACCGATATGGCACGACTGGTCACAGCTTGGGGCTGCATAG
- a CDS encoding L-threonylcarbamoyladenylate synthase — protein MSQFFYIHPDNPQKRLIDQSVEVLKKGGVVIYPTDSGYAIGCSLENKDAMTRICRIRQLDGRHHFTLVCRDLSEIATYAHVDNQAFRLIKNNTPGSYTFILQATKEVPRRLMNEKRKTIGLRVPSNSIALALLEEMREPLMSCSLMLPGNDFAESDPEEIKETLGKQVDLIIHGGYLGQQPTTVVDLTGDSPVILREGEGNVTPFL, from the coding sequence ATGAGCCAGTTTTTTTATATCCACCCGGATAATCCACAGAAACGTCTTATTGACCAAAGTGTGGAAGTGCTGAAAAAGGGTGGCGTTGTTATCTATCCTACTGATTCAGGTTATGCCATTGGTTGTAGTCTTGAAAATAAGGATGCGATGACGCGTATATGTCGTATTCGCCAATTGGACGGTCGCCACCATTTTACACTGGTGTGCCGTGATCTGTCTGAAATTGCAACTTATGCTCATGTGGATAATCAGGCGTTCAGGTTGATCAAAAATAACACACCGGGCAGTTACACGTTTATTTTGCAGGCGACAAAAGAAGTGCCGCGTCGTTTAATGAATGAAAAACGTAAAACGATTGGCCTGCGTGTACCTTCCAACTCGATTGCGTTAGCATTGTTGGAAGAAATGCGTGAACCGCTGATGTCCTGTAGTCTCATGTTGCCCGGCAATGATTTTGCTGAATCGGATCCAGAAGAGATTAAAGAGACATTAGGTAAACAAGTTGATTTAATTATTCATGGTGGTTATCTTGGGCAGCAACCGACAACGGTAGTCGATTTAACTGGGGATTCACCCGTCATTCTTCGTGAAGGCGAAGGCAACGTCACGCCTTTTTTATAA
- the rluB gene encoding 23S rRNA pseudouridine(2605) synthase RluB: MSDKTEKLQKVLARSGHGSRREIEGYIQQGRISIDGKIAKLGDRVEVRPSVKIRLDGRILNIKEPQKSVCRVLAYYKPEGELCTRHDPEGRPTVFDRLPKMQDARWIAVGRLDINTCGLLLFTTDGELANRLMHPSQEVEREYAVRIFGEVDNAKLRQLKQGVKLEDGPASFKTITFKGGEGINQWYNVTLTEGRNREVRRLWEAVGVQVSRLIRVRYGDITLPKGLPRGGWTELGLEQTNYLRQLVGLGDEIVTKVAVERDQRRIKANQIRRAVRRHSQVTSRPTGKRPASSSRQNAGRKTTSKGR; encoded by the coding sequence ATGAGCGATAAAACAGAAAAGTTACAAAAAGTTCTCGCGCGTTCTGGCCATGGCTCCCGTCGCGAAATCGAGGGATATATCCAACAAGGACGCATCAGTATTGATGGCAAGATCGCAAAATTGGGTGATCGCGTTGAAGTAAGACCCTCAGTCAAAATTCGTCTGGATGGACGGATTTTGAATATCAAAGAACCACAGAAATCAGTTTGTCGTGTTCTGGCTTATTACAAACCGGAAGGTGAACTGTGTACCCGTCATGATCCTGAAGGTCGTCCGACCGTCTTTGATCGCCTGCCAAAAATGCAGGATGCACGCTGGATTGCCGTAGGGCGTTTGGATATCAACACCTGCGGATTATTGCTGTTTACTACGGATGGCGAATTGGCTAACCGTTTGATGCACCCAAGCCAAGAAGTTGAACGTGAGTATGCTGTTCGTATTTTCGGTGAAGTCGATAATGCAAAACTGCGTCAATTGAAACAAGGGGTAAAACTGGAAGATGGCCCGGCTTCATTCAAAACGATCACGTTTAAGGGTGGGGAAGGGATCAACCAATGGTACAACGTCACGTTGACAGAAGGCCGTAACCGTGAAGTCAGGCGTTTGTGGGAAGCGGTCGGTGTTCAGGTCAGCCGTCTGATCCGTGTGCGCTATGGTGATATTACTCTGCCGAAAGGTTTGCCGCGTGGTGGCTGGACCGAATTAGGACTGGAACAGACTAACTATTTGCGTCAGTTGGTGGGTCTGGGTGATGAAATTGTGACTAAAGTGGCCGTTGAACGTGATCAGCGTCGCATTAAAGCCAACCAGATACGCCGTGCAGTAAGACGACATTCGCAAGTGACATCCCGTCCAACAGGGAAACGTCCTGCCAGCAGCTCTCGTCAGAATGCAGGAAGGAAAACGACATCTAAAGGTCGTTAA
- the cobO gene encoding cob(I)yrinic acid a,c-diamide adenosyltransferase, with translation MTRDNSQYQKRQQRLKEKVDARIEAAQQERGIVIVFTGNGKGKTTAAFGTVLRAVGHGQRAGVIQFIKGTWESGERNLLTQHGVEFHVMATGFTWETQNRETDTAACQIAWKQAVTILSDPSLHLVVLDELTYMINYGYLELADVLTTLKQRPSHQSVIITGRGCHRELLAYADTVTEMCPVKHAFDAGIKAQKGIDW, from the coding sequence ATGACCAGAGATAACAGCCAGTATCAGAAAAGGCAACAACGCCTGAAAGAAAAAGTCGATGCCCGCATAGAAGCTGCACAGCAAGAACGGGGGATCGTCATCGTATTCACCGGAAACGGAAAAGGAAAAACCACTGCTGCATTCGGCACTGTCCTTCGTGCAGTCGGCCACGGGCAACGTGCTGGTGTTATCCAATTCATTAAAGGAACATGGGAAAGCGGTGAGCGGAATTTACTGACGCAACATGGTGTGGAATTTCATGTCATGGCAACCGGTTTCACATGGGAGACCCAAAATCGGGAAACAGATACTGCCGCCTGCCAAATCGCCTGGAAACAAGCTGTAACGATATTATCCGATCCTTCATTACATCTTGTGGTATTGGATGAATTGACCTACATGATCAATTACGGCTATTTGGAACTTGCCGATGTTTTGACGACGCTCAAACAGCGCCCTTCACATCAGAGTGTGATTATCACCGGCAGAGGATGCCATCGGGAATTGTTGGCATATGCAGATACAGTGACAGAAATGTGTCCGGTGAAACATGCCTTTGATGCTGGCATCAAAGCCCAGAAAGGCATTGATTGGTAA
- a CDS encoding YciK family oxidoreductase: MFDYQPNNKLLQQKVILVTGAGDGIGREAALTYARYGAQVILLGRTTAKLEAVKQQIAHDGGLPADIYTMDLLTVTAKECQVFGHDLAQRYSHLDGVLHNAGLLGTVAPIMEQPVQLWHDVMQVNVNAAFMLTQALIPLLLQSTSGSLVFTSSSVGREGRSHWGAYAVSKFATEGLMQVLAQEYQGTMLRINCINPGGTRTNMRAEAFPDENAAKLKTPADIMPVYLYLMGDDSRNDSGISFDAQPGRKAGPAES; encoded by the coding sequence ATGTTTGATTACCAACCTAATAACAAGCTGCTGCAACAAAAAGTCATTTTAGTCACTGGTGCGGGCGATGGCATTGGCCGCGAAGCCGCACTAACGTATGCCCGCTACGGCGCACAGGTCATTTTACTCGGGCGTACAACCGCAAAACTGGAAGCCGTCAAACAACAGATTGCACATGATGGGGGTTTGCCTGCGGATATTTATACGATGGATTTACTGACGGTAACCGCAAAAGAGTGCCAGGTATTCGGCCACGATCTGGCTCAGCGTTATTCACATCTGGATGGCGTTTTACACAACGCTGGCTTGCTTGGCACGGTTGCCCCTATTATGGAACAACCCGTCCAACTTTGGCATGACGTGATGCAAGTCAATGTTAACGCCGCTTTCATGCTGACTCAGGCATTAATCCCACTATTATTGCAATCCACCAGCGGCTCCTTAGTGTTTACCAGCTCCAGTGTTGGTCGCGAAGGCCGGAGTCATTGGGGAGCCTATGCGGTATCCAAATTCGCCACAGAAGGGCTAATGCAGGTTTTGGCTCAAGAATATCAGGGCACAATGCTACGGATTAACTGCATCAACCCCGGTGGAACGCGCACGAATATGCGAGCAGAAGCCTTTCCTGATGAAAACGCGGCCAAGTTAAAGACGCCAGCGGATATTATGCCAGTCTATCTTTATCTGATGGGGGATGACAGCCGCAATGATTCTGGCATTAGCTTTGATGCCCAACCCGGTCGCAAAGCGGGGCCAGCCGAATCATGA
- the sohB gene encoding protease SohB — MEYLSLYGLFLAKVLTVVLAIAVLVVVCIGLGMRKAMHKGELKLTHLGEVYQDRQRQMQQARMNEAEQKIWQKTLKKQQKEDAKQKKLAAKTGQKDLLKPTLYVLDFKGSMDAHEVDSLREEISAVLAVADKNDEVLLRLESPGGVVHGYGLAASQLARFRQKGIRLTVAVDKVAASGGYMMACVADRIIAAPFAIIGSIGVVAQLPNIHRFLKKNDIDVELHTAGEYKRTLTVLGENTEQGRKKFQEDLNETHHLFKSFIHQHRPALAVEKVATGEYWYGTQAKENGLIDDVGVSDDFLIEKIEHCEVIGVSYFRRKRVVERFMGSAMENVDKLLMRWWQRGEKPLL; from the coding sequence GTGGAATATTTGTCTCTATACGGGTTGTTCTTAGCCAAAGTGTTGACCGTCGTTTTAGCCATTGCTGTTCTGGTGGTCGTTTGTATTGGTTTAGGGATGCGGAAAGCCATGCACAAAGGGGAATTGAAGCTCACTCATCTTGGTGAAGTATACCAGGATAGACAGCGTCAAATGCAGCAGGCTCGAATGAATGAAGCGGAACAAAAAATTTGGCAGAAGACATTAAAAAAGCAGCAAAAAGAGGATGCTAAACAGAAAAAATTAGCCGCTAAAACGGGTCAGAAAGATTTACTGAAACCGACTTTGTATGTGTTAGATTTTAAGGGTAGCATGGATGCCCACGAAGTGGATTCTCTCCGTGAAGAGATCAGTGCGGTGTTGGCGGTAGCAGACAAAAATGATGAAGTGTTATTGCGTCTGGAAAGTCCTGGTGGTGTGGTTCATGGCTATGGTCTGGCTGCATCTCAACTGGCTCGTTTTCGGCAGAAGGGAATACGTTTGACAGTTGCCGTGGATAAAGTGGCTGCCAGTGGTGGTTATATGATGGCTTGTGTGGCTGATCGCATCATTGCCGCCCCGTTTGCGATTATTGGTTCCATTGGCGTTGTGGCTCAATTGCCAAATATCCATCGATTTTTGAAGAAAAATGATATTGATGTGGAATTACATACCGCGGGTGAGTACAAACGTACCCTGACGGTTCTGGGCGAAAATACGGAACAAGGGCGTAAAAAGTTTCAGGAAGATCTGAACGAAACACATCATTTATTCAAATCATTTATTCATCAGCATCGACCTGCTTTAGCCGTGGAAAAAGTGGCTACCGGTGAATATTGGTATGGTACACAGGCAAAAGAGAATGGGCTAATTGATGATGTGGGTGTCAGCGATGATTTTCTGATTGAAAAAATTGAACATTGTGAAGTGATTGGTGTTTCCTATTTCCGCCGTAAACGTGTGGTAGAGCGTTTTATGGGCAGTGCGATGGAAAATGTTGATAAGCTGCTGATGCGTTGGTGGCAAAGGGGAGAAAAACCCCTGTTATAA
- a CDS encoding DUF2498 family protein: MPIETLPVKRDQLLKKANEIMIKHEDFIPGMYVDKVEQRGGIFVFRGEYFLDENGLPTAKSTAVFNMFKHLAHLLSEKYYLID; encoded by the coding sequence ATGCCAATTGAAACCCTTCCCGTTAAACGGGATCAGTTACTGAAAAAAGCAAATGAAATCATGATAAAACATGAAGATTTTATACCGGGCATGTATGTAGACAAGGTAGAACAAAGAGGAGGAATATTCGTATTTCGCGGGGAATATTTTCTGGATGAAAACGGGCTACCTACCGCAAAAAGCACCGCTGTATTTAACATGTTTAAACATTTAGCTCATCTATTATCCGAAAAATATTATTTAATAGATTAA
- the topA gene encoding type I DNA topoisomerase, whose product MAKALVIVESPAKAKTINKYLGNDYVVKSSVGHIRDLPTSGTVSQKSSSSSTDKNKKKVKKDEKTALISRMGVDPYHGWEANYQILPGKEKVVSELKVLADKADHIFLATDLDREGEAIAWHLREVIGGDDSRFSRVVFNEITKNAITQAFDKPGELNIDRVNAQQARRFMDRVVGYMVSPLLWKKIARGLSAGRVQSVAVRLVVEREREIKAFVPEEYWQLHADLMAKGDTALHMEVTHEKGKPFKPVNAQQTQSAVSLLENAKYTVIDREDRPTSSKPGAPFITSTLQQAASTRLGFGVKKTMMMAQRLYEAGHITYMRTDSTNLSQEALEMVRGYIDNQFGEKYLPKSANVYSSKDNSQEAHEAIRPSNVDVMAEELKDMEADAQKLYQLIWRQFIACQMTPAKYDSTTLSVKAGDFELRAKGRTLRFDGWTKVMPTLRKGDEDNTLPVIDVGTVFDLQQLIPSQHFTKPPARFSEASLVKELEKRGIGRPSTYASIISTIQDRGYVRAENRRFYAEKMGEIVNDRLEENFNELMSYDFTARMEDQLDHVAKNQANWKDVLDEFFFNFSEQLDVASKDPDEGGMRPNAMVITSIECPTCHRAMGIRTATTGVFLGCSGYALSPKERCKQTINLIPENEILNILEGDDAETNALRARRRCKKCGTAMDSYLIDNQRKLHVCGNNPACDGYEVEAGEFRIKGYDGPIVECDKCGSEMHLKVGRFGKYMGCTNEECKNTRKILRSGEVAPPKEDPVPLPELACEKSDAYFVLRDGAAGVFLAANTFPKSRETRAPLVEELVRFKDRLPEKFRYLAEAPVTDPEGNKTIVRFSRKTKQQYVSSEKKGKATGWTAFFADGAWDVKEK is encoded by the coding sequence ATGGCTAAAGCTCTTGTTATAGTGGAATCCCCGGCAAAAGCCAAAACAATCAATAAATATCTGGGGAATGACTACGTTGTAAAATCCAGTGTTGGTCATATTCGTGATTTGCCGACGAGTGGAACAGTGAGTCAAAAGAGTTCAAGCTCATCTACCGATAAGAATAAAAAGAAAGTCAAAAAAGATGAGAAAACGGCGCTGATAAGTCGCATGGGCGTCGATCCCTATCATGGTTGGGAAGCAAACTATCAAATTTTGCCTGGCAAAGAAAAAGTGGTTTCTGAGCTGAAAGTGCTGGCCGATAAAGCCGATCACATCTTTCTTGCAACGGATCTTGACCGGGAAGGAGAAGCGATTGCGTGGCACTTGCGGGAAGTGATTGGTGGGGATGATTCCCGCTTCAGTCGAGTGGTATTTAATGAAATTACCAAAAATGCAATCACGCAGGCTTTTGATAAACCGGGTGAATTGAATATTGACCGGGTGAACGCTCAGCAAGCGCGTCGTTTTATGGATCGCGTTGTCGGTTATATGGTTTCTCCGCTGCTGTGGAAAAAAATTGCCAGAGGGTTGTCTGCTGGACGAGTTCAGTCTGTTGCGGTTCGGCTGGTGGTTGAGCGGGAGCGCGAAATCAAGGCATTCGTGCCGGAAGAATATTGGCAACTGCACGCGGATTTAATGGCTAAGGGAGATACCGCTCTCCATATGGAAGTGACCCATGAAAAGGGGAAGCCATTTAAACCCGTTAATGCGCAACAAACGCAATCAGCCGTCTCTTTGCTTGAAAATGCGAAGTACACCGTGATTGATCGTGAAGATCGGCCGACATCCAGTAAACCGGGAGCACCATTTATTACGTCGACACTGCAACAGGCCGCAAGTACACGGCTTGGGTTTGGGGTGAAGAAAACCATGATGATGGCTCAACGTTTATATGAGGCAGGGCATATCACTTATATGCGTACTGACTCGACTAACTTGAGTCAGGAAGCCCTGGAAATGGTGCGTGGTTATATCGACAACCAGTTCGGTGAGAAATACTTACCGAAAAGTGCCAATGTTTACAGCAGTAAGGACAATTCTCAGGAAGCCCATGAAGCCATTCGTCCTTCTAATGTTGATGTGATGGCAGAAGAGTTAAAAGACATGGAAGCTGACGCGCAAAAATTGTATCAGCTTATCTGGCGTCAATTTATCGCTTGTCAGATGACACCTGCGAAATATGATTCCACAACCTTGTCTGTTAAGGCTGGCGATTTTGAATTGCGTGCCAAGGGCCGTACACTGCGCTTTGATGGCTGGACGAAGGTCATGCCAACTTTACGCAAAGGGGATGAAGATAATACGTTACCCGTCATTGATGTGGGAACCGTGTTTGATTTGCAACAATTAATACCAAGCCAGCACTTTACAAAACCACCGGCTCGTTTCAGTGAAGCCTCCCTGGTCAAAGAGTTGGAAAAACGTGGTATTGGTCGTCCATCCACTTACGCATCCATTATCTCAACCATTCAGGATCGAGGTTATGTGCGAGCTGAAAATCGTCGATTCTATGCGGAGAAAATGGGGGAAATCGTCAATGATCGTTTGGAAGAGAATTTCAACGAATTGATGAGTTATGACTTCACCGCCAGGATGGAAGACCAGCTTGATCATGTCGCCAAGAATCAAGCGAACTGGAAAGATGTTCTGGACGAATTCTTCTTCAATTTCAGTGAACAACTTGATGTTGCCAGTAAAGATCCTGATGAAGGCGGAATGCGTCCGAATGCAATGGTGATCACGTCAATTGAATGTCCGACTTGTCACCGAGCAATGGGGATCCGCACCGCGACAACCGGCGTATTCCTCGGTTGTTCTGGTTATGCCTTGTCGCCTAAAGAACGGTGTAAACAGACGATTAACCTTATCCCGGAAAATGAAATTCTGAATATTCTGGAAGGGGATGACGCTGAAACCAATGCATTACGAGCCCGTCGTCGCTGTAAAAAATGTGGTACAGCGATGGACAGTTATTTGATTGATAATCAGCGGAAACTGCATGTTTGTGGTAATAATCCGGCCTGTGATGGTTATGAAGTCGAAGCAGGTGAATTTCGTATCAAGGGTTATGATGGCCCGATAGTGGAATGCGATAAGTGTGGTTCAGAAATGCACCTGAAAGTGGGGCGTTTTGGTAAATACATGGGCTGTACCAACGAAGAGTGTAAGAACACGCGGAAGATTTTGCGCAGTGGTGAAGTCGCGCCCCCGAAAGAAGATCCGGTGCCGTTACCTGAACTAGCGTGTGAAAAATCCGATGCTTACTTTGTTTTGCGTGATGGTGCTGCCGGCGTTTTCTTAGCGGCGAACACATTCCCGAAATCGCGTGAAACGCGTGCCCCTTTGGTGGAAGAGCTTGTACGCTTTAAAGATCGTCTGCCGGAGAAGTTTCGTTATTTAGCGGAAGCACCGGTTACTGATCCTGAGGGAAATAAAACCATTGTCCGTTTTAGTCGGAAGACCAAACAGCAATACGTTTCTTCTGAGAAAAAGGGTAAAGCGACGGGCTGGACCGCTTTTTTTGCTGACGGGGCTTGGGATGTGAAAGAGAAATAA
- the cysB gene encoding HTH-type transcriptional regulator CysB: MKLQQLRYIVEVVNHNLNVSSTAEGLYTSQPGISKQVRMLEDELGIQIFARSGKHLTHVTPAGEEIVRISREVLSKIDSIRSVASEHTYPDRGSLYIATTHTQARYALPPVIKGFIERYPNVSLHMHQGSPTQIAEAVCKGDSDFAIATEALHLYSDLIMLPCYHWNRSIVVTKDHPLANRQNVTIEELAEYPLVTYTFGFTGRSELDVAFDRVGLKPKIVFTATDADVIKTYVRLGLGVGVIASMAVEPVQDADLVCIDMRDKFGYSTTNIGFRRSSFLRSYMYDFIWRFSPHLTRDVVDKAIALRTNEEIEEMFKDIALPIV, from the coding sequence ATGAAACTACAGCAATTGCGTTATATTGTAGAGGTGGTTAATCACAATCTGAACGTATCTTCTACGGCAGAAGGATTGTATACCTCCCAACCCGGCATCAGCAAACAGGTCAGAATGCTTGAAGATGAGTTGGGAATTCAAATATTTGCTCGCAGTGGTAAACATTTGACTCATGTGACTCCGGCTGGTGAAGAAATTGTCCGTATTTCACGTGAGGTTCTGTCAAAAATAGACTCCATTCGTTCTGTTGCCAGTGAACATACCTATCCTGATCGGGGTTCGTTATATATCGCAACGACGCATACACAAGCAAGATATGCGCTGCCTCCTGTGATTAAAGGCTTTATTGAACGTTATCCTAATGTATCACTGCATATGCACCAAGGCTCTCCAACTCAGATTGCCGAAGCCGTCTGTAAAGGAGACAGCGACTTTGCCATTGCGACAGAAGCACTTCACCTTTATAGCGATCTGATCATGTTACCTTGCTACCACTGGAATCGTTCTATCGTGGTAACAAAAGATCATCCTCTGGCCAATAGACAGAATGTCACGATTGAAGAATTGGCAGAATATCCGCTGGTAACCTACACATTTGGTTTTACCGGGCGTTCTGAATTAGATGTTGCCTTTGATCGGGTAGGTTTGAAACCTAAAATTGTATTTACAGCAACGGATGCTGATGTGATTAAAACTTATGTTCGATTGGGCTTAGGGGTTGGTGTGATTGCCAGCATGGCCGTAGAACCGGTTCAGGACGCCGATCTGGTTTGTATTGATATGCGGGATAAATTCGGTTACAGCACCACGAATATCGGTTTTCGGCGCAGCAGTTTTCTACGGAGTTATATGTACGATTTTATTTGGCGTTTTTCCCCTCACTTGACGCGCGATGTTGTAGATAAAGCGATCGCCTTGCGTACCAATGAAGAAATCGAAGAAATGTTCAAAGATATTGCATTACCGATCGTATAA